GAATCATTCCGAACACGACTTGATATTAAACAATCCCCTGCTACACTTGTTATTACAGATATGCATGGTGATAATTTCTTTGTTGAGAATAATAAAAGTAGTGGTTACTTTGATGTAGAAAGCAGTCAAGCTGCTCCATTGGAATTTGAATTATATGCACTTAGATTTTTTGTATTCAATTATTATGGTATAGAGGAATTCAAGCTTGCAGAGAGAGCTTTCTGGAAATCATATACTAAAGGAAAATCAGAATATCCTGATACTGAAACTAATGACCTCATAGACTTTTTTTCAGCCTGTCGCCTACTTGAGATTTTTCAATCTTATTGGGGATACGTGGATGGTATACGGGATTCATGGGGTCTTAGAATAAAGAATATACTATTTGACTACATCAATACAGGTTGTATTGATTATAACAGTCTTGGTGCGATTTGGAGAGAACGTGATAAACAACCACTGCACGCAAACAAGACTACACCAATTTAAAATAAGAAGGGAACTTATTATGATTACAAAAAGAGAAAATCTTTCTACTGTTGTAAAAAAACAACTTAAAGATGGTATAGGTAACACAACCATATTAAATATAACTGACCAAGAAGGGTTAAATGATAAAGGTCGATTATTTGCTTCCTTTTCTTTAGAACCAGGTTCATCAATTGGTAAACACACTCATGTTGATGAAAGCGAAATTTATTTTATTCTTGAGGGTAAGGGTCTAGTTTATGATAACGGCAAAGAAGAAACTGTAACATCTGGGGATGTGGTTATAACTAAATCTGGTGAAACCCATTCTATAAAGAATGTGGGAGAAACTACGCTTAATTTTATTGCTCTTATTGTTCTTGATTAAATAAAAACAAGGAAATAATAAAATAGAACAATCTATTTATAAAATATTCACCATTTGAATTAGACAATTCATGATGGTGAATATTTTTTATATTATCAATATTAATTCAGTTAATTATATATATAATTCCTGTGACTCCCTCCATCATCTGGCGATCAAAAAAATCATTATCATATAAATTACTATTTCTAGAGCTTAATAAATAAAGCCCTGCAATCTAGACATTTTCATCAATAAATCATAATTGCAATTTGAAAACCTTACACGAGAAATTTTTGATACTTACTTCTATATTTCAAGATAAATGTACCTGAAATGATTAGTGTAAGAAATTCAGCAATTGGTACGGCAATCCAGACACCCAGAACATTTAACATTTTTGGTAATACCAAAAGTCCCACTGCAATAAACACAAAGGTTCTTAAAAAAGAAATAATAGCAGATATCTTTCCGTTTGACAATGCAGTAAACATAGCGGAAGAAAAAATATTAAAACCACATAACAAAAAAGAATATTTAAAGATAGGAAATCCTTTATTTGTTATTTCAAACACCTTAGTACCTTGTGGACTGAAAATACTAATTAATGAAGAACCACCAAATAATGATACTAACCAAACTAAAATAGACATTATAGATATGCATATCATACAATTCTTAAATATCTTTTTTAACCTTTGATAATTTTTAGCTCCATAGTTATAACTAATTATTGGCGCAACGCCCATAGAAAACCCAATATAAAGGGCTGTTAACATAAACTGCGTATAGATAATAATAGTAATCGCAGCAACACCATTCTCTCCTAATAAATTCATCATAATCAGGTTGAACAAAAATGTTGTAATCGCTGTTGAAATTTGACTAACCATTTCTGAAAAACCATTGTAGCTACTTTCAATTAGTACACCTATGTCTAAAATTGGTTTTACAAATTTCAACATACCTTTACCTTTAAGAAAAATTATGATACCAACTACAGTTGGAACTATGTATCCGATACCAGTACCCAGAGCAGAACCGGCGATTCCCATTTTAAATGTAACCATGAAAATGTAATCAAATATAATATTGATGACACCTGCTCCAACAGATAATATCAATCCTAATGTTGGCTTTCCTGCCGTTATAATCAAATTTTGAAAAAGGACTTGCAAAATACTGGCAGGGGTAAAAATCAATATGACTAATAAATAGCTTCTACAATATGGATATAGTATTTCACTTGAACCCAATCCCCATATAATTTCATCTATAAATATGACTCCCAGTATTGTTATAACCAAACCCAGTAAAGCTCCGAAAATAATCAATAATGTGAAGTCTTGATTTGCCCTTTTTCTATTATTGGCTCCCATTTTTCTTGCAACAATAGCATTTCCACCAGTAGCAATCATAGATGCTAACCCAATAATGATATTTATTACAGGACACACGATATTTACTGCTGATAGTGCATTCGTATTAATCAGTCTTGATACAAATATCGTATCAATTATAGTATATAATCCCATAAATATCATCATTACTATAGACGGAAAGGCAAATCTTAATAAAGAAAACAAAGTGAAATCTTGTGATAAAGGGTTTTCTGACTTATTCATTGTCTTTTCCCTTCTCAGAAGATAACACAAACTTCTGTGTAGGATATCCAAATTCCATCAATAATTCTGCTTCTGCAAAACCTAACTCTTTTAGCATTTTTCTTTGTCCTGTATCTGCTTTATCTCCCTCACGAAAAGTAGTTATTGAAACAGCTGTATTTATCAAATAATCATTAATAACTTTTTCAAGAAATGCATGTGCTATTTCTGAATTACGATATTGTGGATGTATTCCAAAGAAATCAATACTTCCTGTTTCTTGATTGAATATCATATTTCCAATAGCAATATTATCAGATTTCAATATCAAAGCTCTTCTTTCAATAATGCACTGTTTCAGTTGAACTACATATTCTTCCTCCTGCAAATTAGGGAAACCGTCTATGACTAGTCTCACTAAGTCCATCCATAATGAAATATCCAATAAAGTTGCAAGGGTTATTTCTTTTTGCAATTTGGGAATGGTTTCTAAATTTATGCTTATTTTCTTCAAAACAAATCTTAGCTGCAAAGGATAAAATTCCTGTTCTCTTCGATATTGATTAGGAGATTTCTTATACATCGCTTTAAAAATAGAAGTAAACGCTTGTTGACTTTCATATCCTGCTACCAATGCAATTTCAATAATAGGCTTATTAGAAAATACCAACAATTTTGCGGCTTCCGTCAACTTTCTTCGTTGTATGTAATCATGGATTGTCAAACCAACGGAAGTAGTAAATGTTCTGTGCAAATAATATTTTGAATAGTGTACAGCACTTGCTACCATATCTAAATCCAACCTTTCAGATAAATGCTCCTCTATATAGTCAATTGCATTTATAACATTCATTACTCTACAAAACATTGCAGCTTTCCTCCTTTCTTATAGGATTATAACAAATTGCTAATAAGCATATTTAATGATTCTTGCTTTTTCTAGCCCCAATGCAAAAGAGTCACGTAATTTTGGGCATTTTTAGCCAAAAATCACATGACTTTTATCACAACTTCATTATCTTAGCGCCTTTATTTTTTCAGACGAGTTTATTCTATTCAGACATCTTTCTTACTTTAAAATCATATTCCAACTACTCCACCGTAACACTCTTCGCCAAATTCCTAGGCTTATCAACATCATGTCCAAGCCCCACTGAAATATAATAAGCAAATATCTGTTGTGGAATATTTTCAAGAATTGATGTAAACATCCAATGTGTTCTAGGAATATAGATAACATCATCAGCTGTCTTGCTTATCTCTTCATTGCCTTCTAGAGCTATAGCTAATACATTAGCCCCTCTAGCCTTAACTTCTTTTATATTGCTTACTGTTTTTTCATATAATTCTTCATGAGCTGTTAGTCCAACTAACAATGATTTATCTTCAATAAGTGCAATAGGTCCATGCTTCAATTCTCCAGCAGCGTATGGTTCTGCATGAAGATATGCGATTTCTTTTAATTTCAATGCACCTTCCATGGATACTGCATAATCGAGTCCTCTACCGATATAAAATACATTTTTGGAATTAATGTACTTATTGGCTAGATTTTTTATTGTATCTGCTTGCTCTAATACCTTTGATACCTTTTCAGGTAGAGCGTATAACTCTTTTCTAAGTTCCACGAATTCATCTTTGGATATTTTACCTAATTCCATAGCTATCTTAATTGATAAAAGATACATTGCACATAACTGAGCTGAATATGCTTTTGTTGATGCAACGGCTATTTCTGGTCCTGCCCATGTATATAGGACATCATCTGCATCTCTCGATATTGTTGAACCTACTACATTGACGATACCGATAACATAAGCTCCAGCTTTCTTAGCTAGTCTAAGCGCTGCTAATGTATCTGCTGTTTCTCCTGATTGTGAAACAACAATCATTAGAGTGTTTTCATCAAGAATAGGTTCTCTATATCTGAATTCAGATGCGACTTCTGCTACTACTGGTATTCTTGCTACTCTTTCAATGAGATATTTTCCTACTAGACCAGTATAAGAAGCTGTACCACATGCGACAATATATATTTTATTAATCTTCTCAAGAACTTCTTTTGACATATTGATATCGTCAAGGACTATATCATCTACGTCAAGAGGTAATCTTGGAGTCAATGTCTCTTTTACGACTTTTGGCTGTTCGAATATCTCTTTTAACATATAATGGTCAAAGCCTTCTTTTCTAGCTGCTTTGATATCCCAAGTAACATTGAATACATCTCTATCGATAATGTTCTTGTCAGTATCCATTATAGTAACACCATCTTTAGTTACTACTGCTACTTCTTTATCTTCTAGAAGATAAACGTCTCTTGTATGTTCTAAAATGGCTGGAATATCAGATGCTATATAGTTTTCACCCTTACCGATACCTATAATAAGTGGACTGTCTTTTCTAACTGCAATTATTTTATCAGGTTCATCATTACAGATGACACCAAATGCATAAGAACCTTCAATTTTGTCCATTGATTTTAGAACAGAATCAAGAAGATCATTTGATTCCTTGTAATAATAGTCGATCAGTTGAACTGCTACTTCTGTATCTGTTTCAGATAAGAATTCTTGACCATCTTCTTGTAGTTTCTCTTTCAAATTCATATAATTCTCTATAATACCATTATGGACTAATGATATTGTTTTAGTATTATTCATATGAGGATGGGAGTTAACGTCTGATGGTTCACCATGAGTAGCCCAGCGTGTATGACCTATTCCTAAGTTACCATGTAACATGTGGTGATTCAACTTTTCCTCTAAGTTCGCTAGTCTACCTTTTGTTTTCACACAATTAATTTCATGATCATATATTGAGACTCCCGCTGAGTCGTATCCTCTATATTCTAAACTTTTCAACCCATCAATTAATATTGGGGCTGCTTCTTTATTACCAATGTAACCGACAATACCGCACAAAACGAATTCCTCCTAAATATTAAGTCTGTTTTCAATCAATGTAGCTAAAGAATTAGCTTCTTTTGTTAATACTTCCTTGTCTTTTCCTTCTATCATTACTCTTATCAATGGTTCTGTACCAGAAGGTCTTATCAATACTCTACCTTCACCATGGAATTTATCTTCAAGTTTTTTGATCTCTTCTTCAATTACTTTATCTTCTAGGTAATTGTATTTATTTTCATTACTTACTTTTGCATTCACTAATACCTGAGGTAGAACTTCCATTACATTAGCTAGTTCTGATAATTTCTTGTCAGAATGCTTAAGAGCATCTAATAAATGGATTGCTGTAAGAAGTCCATCACCTGTTGTATTTTCATCTAAGAAAATTATATGTCCTGATTGTTCTCCACCTAGATTGTATCCTTTTTCTATCATCTTTTCCAAGACATATCTATCTCCGACTTTTGTCTGTTCGATATTTACGTCTTTTTCTTTTCCCATTATGAATAATCCTAGATTACTCATGACAGTCGCAACGATAGTATCTTGCTTCAATAATCCTTTGTTTTTCATATATAAACCACAGACAGCCATAATCTGATCGCCATCTACCATATTACCTTGTTCATCGACTGCAAGGCATCTATCAGCATCACCATCAAAAGCTAACCCGATATCTGCACCGACTTGTTTAACGAATTGCTGTAGGTCTTCCATATGTGTTGAACCGCATTTCTTATTGATATTAGTACCATCTGGTTCATTATGGATTATAAAGATTTCTGCACCCAATTGTCTTAATGTCTCTGGGGCAGATACATAAGATGCACCATTAGCACAGTCTATGACTATTTTCATTCCTTCCAGATTGATATCAATTACACTCTTGGCATATTCAATATAATCTGTAATACTTTCTTTCTTATGTTTTACTCTTCCAATTTTAGTTCCTATAGGAAATTCTAGTTTCTCACTATCATTTAGTATTATATCTTCGATTTCTTCTTCAAGTTGGTCTGATAATTTGTACCCTTTATTATTAAAGAATTTTATTCCATTGTATTCTACTGGATTATGGGAAGCAGATATGACAACTCCTGCATCTGCATTATATAATCTAGTTAAGTATGCTACAGCAGGTGTAGGTACTATTCCAATACTAACTGCATTAGCTCCAACTGAACATATTCCTGAGATAAGTGCTGCTTCTAGCATTTCTCCGGATATCCTTGTATCCCTACCTATGAGAATAGTAGGTTTGTGTTTCTTTTCCTTTGTAAGTACATATGCTCCTGCCTGACCTAACTTATAGGACATTTCTATAGTAAGTTCTTGATTGGCTATACCTCTAACACCATCTGTTCCAAATAATTTACCCATTATTAAGTTTCCTTTCATATATTATAAGTTTTAACTTTTTTCAGGTTTATCTATTGTAAAAATTTTTATTATTAGTTACTATGAAGTCTTTACAATTATATCACTAGATATTTGTACCTTCAATGAATTCCAGCAATAAATAGCTCTTTGTTTTGATCTGGTATATACCACTTTTATAAGTGGTATATATTATACTAATATGTATAATACTTATTTTTTGTTCCTAACAAAAGAGGTTAGGAAAATTTCCTTAGCGTATATGAAAACGCTCCTATTTCATATGCTTAAAGCAAAAAAAGTGTGCTTTCGCACACTTTCCATTCCAATATCATTCTTCATCCAGTAATGTTTCACCAACATTATCTTGTGGATTTTGATTACCAGCACTATTTTGAAGAGTCTCTGTGACATCTCCTGGTTCTTGTTTAGTCAACTCAATAATTACCTTAGGTATCTCAGTAATCAGCTCAACATTTCTAGGATATGTAAGAGTCAAAGCAACTTCATGTCGCCCTTCCTCTAAGTTATTAAGATTTATCTTAGGATTTAAACTAGCTATACTTATTTTAGCTAGATCTTCTTGTATACCACTGAATTTGATTTTAATGTCTTCAGTATTAACTATAGATACGTTATAATTTTCAGGTAATCTTTCTATACTGATATCATGAGTTAATATGGCAACCTCTTTTTCTTGAACTTTATTTATTTTTAATTTCACATTAACAATATTCGAATCTTGATATCTTGATACTCCTTCTGGTAATACATTACTTAAGTCAATCTCTTTATTAACATCAGCATTAACATTATTGAGTGGTATATCTATTGTAACATTATTGATTTTATCTATTTCTTTT
The sequence above is a segment of the Vallitalea longa genome. Coding sequences within it:
- a CDS encoding cupin domain-containing protein — encoded protein: MITKRENLSTVVKKQLKDGIGNTTILNITDQEGLNDKGRLFASFSLEPGSSIGKHTHVDESEIYFILEGKGLVYDNGKEETVTSGDVVITKSGETHSIKNVGETTLNFIALIVLD
- a CDS encoding MATE family efflux transporter, which encodes MNKSENPLSQDFTLFSLLRFAFPSIVMMIFMGLYTIIDTIFVSRLINTNALSAVNIVCPVINIIIGLASMIATGGNAIVARKMGANNRKRANQDFTLLIIFGALLGLVITILGVIFIDEIIWGLGSSEILYPYCRSYLLVILIFTPASILQVLFQNLIITAGKPTLGLILSVGAGVINIIFDYIFMVTFKMGIAGSALGTGIGYIVPTVVGIIIFLKGKGMLKFVKPILDIGVLIESSYNGFSEMVSQISTAITTFLFNLIMMNLLGENGVAAITIIIYTQFMLTALYIGFSMGVAPIISYNYGAKNYQRLKKIFKNCMICISIMSILVWLVSLFGGSSLISIFSPQGTKVFEITNKGFPIFKYSFLLCGFNIFSSAMFTALSNGKISAIISFLRTFVFIAVGLLVLPKMLNVLGVWIAVPIAEFLTLIISGTFILKYRSKYQKFLV
- a CDS encoding helix-turn-helix transcriptional regulator; translation: MFCRVMNVINAIDYIEEHLSERLDLDMVASAVHYSKYYLHRTFTTSVGLTIHDYIQRRKLTEAAKLLVFSNKPIIEIALVAGYESQQAFTSIFKAMYKKSPNQYRREQEFYPLQLRFVLKKISINLETIPKLQKEITLATLLDISLWMDLVRLVIDGFPNLQEEEYVVQLKQCIIERRALILKSDNIAIGNMIFNQETGSIDFFGIHPQYRNSEIAHAFLEKVINDYLINTAVSITTFREGDKADTGQRKMLKELGFAEAELLMEFGYPTQKFVLSSEKGKDNE
- the glmS gene encoding glutamine--fructose-6-phosphate transaminase (isomerizing), whose translation is MCGIVGYIGNKEAAPILIDGLKSLEYRGYDSAGVSIYDHEINCVKTKGRLANLEEKLNHHMLHGNLGIGHTRWATHGEPSDVNSHPHMNNTKTISLVHNGIIENYMNLKEKLQEDGQEFLSETDTEVAVQLIDYYYKESNDLLDSVLKSMDKIEGSYAFGVICNDEPDKIIAVRKDSPLIIGIGKGENYIASDIPAILEHTRDVYLLEDKEVAVVTKDGVTIMDTDKNIIDRDVFNVTWDIKAARKEGFDHYMLKEIFEQPKVVKETLTPRLPLDVDDIVLDDINMSKEVLEKINKIYIVACGTASYTGLVGKYLIERVARIPVVAEVASEFRYREPILDENTLMIVVSQSGETADTLAALRLAKKAGAYVIGIVNVVGSTISRDADDVLYTWAGPEIAVASTKAYSAQLCAMYLLSIKIAMELGKISKDEFVELRKELYALPEKVSKVLEQADTIKNLANKYINSKNVFYIGRGLDYAVSMEGALKLKEIAYLHAEPYAAGELKHGPIALIEDKSLLVGLTAHEELYEKTVSNIKEVKARGANVLAIALEGNEEISKTADDVIYIPRTHWMFTSILENIPQQIFAYYISVGLGHDVDKPRNLAKSVTVE
- the glmM gene encoding phosphoglucosamine mutase; its protein translation is MGKLFGTDGVRGIANQELTIEMSYKLGQAGAYVLTKEKKHKPTILIGRDTRISGEMLEAALISGICSVGANAVSIGIVPTPAVAYLTRLYNADAGVVISASHNPVEYNGIKFFNNKGYKLSDQLEEEIEDIILNDSEKLEFPIGTKIGRVKHKKESITDYIEYAKSVIDINLEGMKIVIDCANGASYVSAPETLRQLGAEIFIIHNEPDGTNINKKCGSTHMEDLQQFVKQVGADIGLAFDGDADRCLAVDEQGNMVDGDQIMAVCGLYMKNKGLLKQDTIVATVMSNLGLFIMGKEKDVNIEQTKVGDRYVLEKMIEKGYNLGGEQSGHIIFLDENTTGDGLLTAIHLLDALKHSDKKLSELANVMEVLPQVLVNAKVSNENKYNYLEDKVIEEEIKKLEDKFHGEGRVLIRPSGTEPLIRVMIEGKDKEVLTKEANSLATLIENRLNI